TCGGTGGGGAGGCTGCGGCGGCGCCCGTCGAGAAGCCGGCGCCGGTGAAGAAGCCCGCGCCGGAGCCGGCGGGGGACTGGCGGGCGGCGATGGCCGCGGCCGCGCAGGGTGCGGCCGATCGGGCGAAGAAGGAGGAGGCGAACTCCTTCTCTGACGGCGTTCCGCTGCCGCCGGAGCCGGAAGCGGATCCGCCGCCGGATTTTGAGGAAGCCCCGGCTGCAGCGCCCGCCCCGGAACCCTCCCAGCCAGCGGCGATGAGCCGGGACGAGGAAGAGGCGATGATGGCGGATCAGGCGCAGGAGCCGGGGCAGCGTGACCATCGGGACGCGACGGCAATGGCGGTCGACCTGCTGCAGTCGGAGCTCGGCGCTCGTCTGCTCTGACCGGCGCAGATCGGTACACTGGCCACCGGTAAAAATAATTTCTAAGAAAGGTAGCGCCACCATGACCACTCCCGAGCAGCCCGACATGAACGAGCTCATCGCCCGCGCCACCGAGGTGCAGGCCCAGCTGCAGAAGGCGCAGCAGGAGATCCTCGAATCCGAGGTCACCGGCACCGCCGGCAACGGCCTGGTTACCGTCACCATGACCGGCGGCGCCGAGGTCACCGGCATCACCATCGACCCCAAGGTCGTCGACGCGGATGACGTGGAGACCCTTCAGGATCTCATCCTCGGTGCCTTCCGGGACGGTCACCGCAAGGCAGGCGAGATCGCCCAGGAGAAGATCGGCCCCTTCGCCGGCGGTGCTGGCGGAGCGGACTTCGGTTCCTTCCTCGGCTAGATCGCTTCTCGACAAGCCCCCGGCACCGCCTGTGCGGCCCGGGGGTTTGCCACGTCTATGCTTCAACGAGCCATCCTTAACCAGCGGAATGTGAGTGACAGCAGTGTTCGAGGGACCCCTCCAGGACTTGATCGACGAGTTTTCCCGGCTACCCGGAGTCGGCCCGAAGAGCGCCCAGCGCATCGCGTTCCACCTCATGCGCGTCGAGCCCGAGGACATCGACCGGCTGCGCAGCGCCCTCGCCGCCGTGCGTGACGGCGTCACGTTCTGCCGCATTTGCTTCAACGTCTCGCGCGAAGAGGTCTGCCGTGTCTGCGCCGACTCCGGCCGCGACCGCACCATGATCTGCGTGGTCGAGGAGGCCAAGGACATCCAGGTCATCGAGCGCACCGGCGAATACTCCGGCCGCTACCACGTCCTCGGCGGCGCACTCGACCCGCTGGCCAACGTCGGCCCGAAGGATCTCACCATCACCGGGCTGCTCCAGCGCATCGGTGGCGTGCTGCCCGACCGGGAGCTGGCGGATTCCACGCCGGAAAATAGGCTTTACGACGACACCCCGCAGATCACCGAGGTCATCATCGCCACCGACCCGAACACGGAGGGTGAGGCGACCGCCGCGTACCTGGGCCGCCTGCTGCGCGATTTTCCTGACCTGAAGGTGACCCGCTTGGCTTCCGGCATCCCGCTGGGTGGGGACCTGGAGTTCGTCGACGAGCTGACGTTGTCGCGGGCGCTGAGCGGTAGGCGGGCGCTGTAGCTGCGCGCCGGGGGACAATCCCCTCTGGAAGAGTGCTATTTCCTGGAGATGGATACGGTCGATCAGGAGACCGATCCGATTGAAAGGCGAAGCAGCGATGAGCGCATGGGGAACAGGCGAGCTGGCGTGGCTGCCAGGGTCTTCGACTGCGCAGCCGGAGGGGCTGAGCGTGGAGATCGGCTCCTGGGGAGGACAGAGCTCTGTGCTGAAGGTGTGCTCCGCGGACAGGGTGATGAACCTCTACATCATCGAGCCGGGGAGGGTGGAGAAGATCCCTGGTCAGAATCCTCGACGGTGATGTTTCTGACGGTCACTGACGGCAAGCTTCTGGCGACGTCCGCCCCGGGTAATCATTGGGGACAGGTTGTTGATTCCCGGAGCAGAGCGATCGACCCGCGGGTGGTCAGCTGGGAACACATCGTCCACTCCACCGAAGACGTGCGCGATGAGCACGGCAATTCGACGGGGTACCAGTGGGGCTCGGGTACCGGATAATTTTCCGGGCGGGCCATTAGCCTGTTTTTCATGGCTAACGAGACAATCGGAAAGTCTGAACACAAGGCGGTTGGGCCGGTGGCCGTCGTTATCTTTGTGGTGCTCGGCCTCCTCCTGGCCGCGCTGCCCTTTCTGCTCCTGGTGGGCCCTTGGGCGTGGGTCACGATGGAGGAAGACGCCCGGGAGCGCGGCTAGGTGGACGGGGTGGCTTTCGCTGAGGAGGAGCTGGCGCCGCAGCTCAGCGACGACTCCACCGCGGACGTGCACCCTGAGACCATCACCGTGACGCTTCCCGAGCGCAATCTCACCGAGGTGGAGCACACGCTCGACGCGTATGGCTCCTGGTTGGGGGAGTTCCGGAAGAAGCTCGACGGAGCGCAGACTCCCGACCTGGAGGTTGTGGCCGGGGAGGGGCTGCGAATAATCACCCTCGGGCCGGACGGCAAAGACGCGACCGTGGCGGGCCTGCCACTCGTGGATCGCTACATCGAGCAGGGCGGGAGCGTCGTGCTCCGGGACACCAAGGACCACCCAAGCGTGCTGCTGGCGGGCAACGAGGAAGCGGTCCGGCAGTTGGTGCAGGAAATCCCCGAGTACTACTTCAACGCCGTCTACCCGGAAATCCCCATCGTGGGTGGCCCCGACCAGTTTGACGACAGATTCACCGCCCACCGGGAGCAGTTCGAGCAGGTCAAGGATCTGAGTGCGGCCGCGACGGCCGCGATCTCGGCGCGGAAAATCGAGGGCATCGAGGTCGTCGGCGTGGACGGCCACTACGACAACGACGCCGGTGAGTTGGCCGCGGACGTCGATCTGCGCACCGACTCCGAAACCCCTGGAGGCTCGGATCCCGACTCCGACCTGGCACTGTTCGACCTGTTTGAGGGCTCCTCGGAGGATCACGGCATGGGCGTCGTTGGGGTCGGTTGCCGGGTGGGCAACCGCGCCATGTGGCCGACGCAGTACCGGGACGAGTGAGATAGGGCGATGGGTAGAGCGGCGGTGCTCGGAGGGGAGGTGGTCCTGGTGACCCTCGAGCTGATAGCGATGTTTCAGATCAGCGCGGCGCTGCGTTCCGCCGCGGATTCCAACCCGGAGGCGGCAGAACAGCGGGCAAATGCGGCCCAGGCTGTGGCTGCTGAACTGGAACCGGCCGTCGGAGGCTTTGCGACGGTCGTCGCCGGCACCTACTCCGTCACGATCGACATCGACTCCCCGGATTCGAGTCAGCTAAACATCGTCGTCGACGCCTACTCCGACCAGGTCGAGGGCTGGAACGAGGATGAAGCCGGCACGAACGCGCCGGGTGCGACAGTCACCGCGGGCGAGACGGTGACGTTGGAGATGTCGGAGGACAGCAACTTCGAGATACTGCCTTCGTCCATGCCAGCAGTGGAGGAGCTGGCCGAGCAAGGCGGATCGGCGGAGCCCGCACAGTTCCAGGGCGTGGAGGTCACCGGAGTCGTCGACTCCGTCCGGTCCTTTGCAGAGCCTGTGCCGGCTGCGCTCGAACCGCTGTCTTACCCGGGGACCCCGGTCGTGGTCGCGCACGCCGGGGATATCTACGAACCTTTGGGTACCGGACTCTCTTAGGCGAGAGCGGTATACAGCAGGGTCAATATCGAAGACACGTTAAATAATGACGGCTCGCCAAAGGCCACGTGGGCCCGGTTAGTAGATTAGTATCGTTTACTGTAGGCGGGCAGATTGACAAAAACCCGGAAGCGTCCCCGGCAGGCGAGTTCCATAGATCAACAAAAATTAGCAAAAGTTGAACGCAAAATACAGGAAACGTGCGGTCATCGCGGTTCGGGGTTAAACTAAGGAATACAGGACGAGCAATGATCGCGCGACGATATAAAATTATACCAAATTAAAAGCTGAAACCCAGCTAGTCTGCTAAAGAAATTTCTAAGAAAGCGTGGTATGACGATATGGCATTTAAGATACCTCCGAGGGTTGATCGAGCCGCCGATACACCGGAGGATCTCTATCGACCCCTCTCAAAGGGGGGCAGAGCGCCGGGTCCCCTCTGGTCACAGCAGACTGATATTCTTCGCGAATGGTATGGAGAACACAGAAAAGCATCTGACGTCGCGCTTGAGCTACCCACGGGTGCTGGAAAAACACTGGTTGGCGGGCTCATCGGAGAGTGGCTACGTATCAAGAACCAAGAAAAAGTCGCATACGTTTGCCCAAATAACCAGCTTGCAAAACAAGTACACGAGGCTCTCGACGACTACGGGATTGATTCGATTCTACTTACAGGCCCAGTATCAAGCTGGACATCGATTGAGAAAGCGAAATATGATCGCGCTGACGCCATGGCCGTATCGTCGTATAGTCACATTTTCAATACGAATCCTGCGTTGGGTGGAAGCGGGACAATAATTTTCGACGACGCACATTCCGGTGGGTCAATAGCTGGCAGTCTATGGACCCTGGCTGTGCAACGTGATGAGAGCACGTATTTCGCATTGCTTAACGCGTTGGCCCACGGTCTATCCGCGGCGGCAGTGGGCTCACTCAGGCGAACATCAGGCGAAGCGTCAAGCTTCGAAGATGTGCACCTTGTCCCCCCAATGACGATCCTTCAGAACATTGACACTATTGCGTCGATACTAGAAGAGCATGTTCAAAACTGCGACACGAGCGCCAGACACACGCTTTCAATGCTCCGCAATAAGCTCACATCGTGCATGTTCTACATAGGATATGACGCAATTGAGATTCGTCCGGTTGTACCACCGACAAAATTTCATAACGCTTTTAGTGAGGCTCGGCGTCGGATCTACATGAGTGCAACGATCGGTTCAGCGGGCGAGCTCGAGCGGAATTTTGGAATTACAGGGGTATCTAGACTTAAGACACCGAAGGGGTGGGAAACCACAGGTTCGGGCCGTCGCCTGTTTATCTTCCCCGGTTTGTCTCAAGACTCGGTAGATAATCCTTCCGCGGTTTTTAAATGGACTTCAACTACAATAGAGGACGAGGGTGTTGCCGCAATTCTTGCTCCGTCAGAGGTGAAGGCTCGCCAACTTGAAAAGCAACTCGAGATACCGGAACACTTTGAAAGAATTACCGGTAGTAAACTTGAGGAAGATCCGACATTGAAGGCCCTCAAAGAAGATCATTACTTTATTCTAACCAATCGTTATGATGGAGTGGATTTTCCTGATGATGAGTGCCGGCTGCTTATTCTGTCCGGTCTTCCAAGAGGTTCTAACATGCAGGAGCGATTTCTATTGGAGTCGATAGTCGCAGGACCTGCTTTGTCGGGAAACGTTCGAGCTAAGGTAGTCCAAGGAGTCGGTCGGGCTACGCGAAACGATAGGGATTTTTCCGTAGTGATCATTTTGGGTGATGCTTTGACCCGGTTTGTTGCGGATCGCGATAACTATAGAACGTTTTCGGAAGAGCTTCAGGCCGAAATTGAGTTTGGTGTCGATAACTCGGAACTGGGTTTCTCAGAACTGGCTCAAAATATCTCGTCTTTCTTGACTCAAGATCCCGATTGGGCGGGTGCGAATGCGCATATTACTGAAGATGTCGAATCTAAGAGCCGCGTGTTGCCTGCAGGTACCAGAGAGTTGGCCACATCTGCTGACGATGAGGTTTTGGCCGCTAATGCGCTTTGGGCTGGCGATTTGAACGCGGCTCTGAAACATGCGGGTCAAGCCATCTCCCGCGCGTCACACACCGAAAGGCTTTCTCGGTACTTTTCACTTTGGCATTTTTTGTGCTCACAATGGTCGCTGATGCTTGCTATCGAGGCTCGAAAGGTGAACAATATTCAAGACTCAGATACACTTTTCCGGTCACATTCTCATCATCTTGAGGAAGCGAGAAAAAAATCCTCTGGCTCGACTTGGCTCCGTGAGCTCAATATTCGCTCATCCAATATCCATTTGGCAAAAGGGGGCGTATCGTTAATAGATGGCCTTGCTTCGAGTAATTTATATAGGTTGTTGAAAGGCTGGGGTCTGAACGAGGATCGGGAGCTTGGTGAGACGATAGCTAATTTGAACCGCGTCAGTTATAAGGAATTCGAAAACGCGCTCGCTGCTTTGGGTAAGTTCTTAGGTGCCAGTCATTTCGAAGCTGCGGGAGGTCGGAGTTCGTATCCTGACGCCATGTGGCTATTTGATGAACTGGGCTTGATATGTTGGGAAGCGAAAAGCGAAGCTTCGGATAGTTCTGAGGTGTCTGTAAATTATGCTCGTGAAGCTGAATCGCATCTTCGTATCGCGAAAAAGAAATTTGGGCTTGTCTCCTTACCTGATGAGTCCTTTACAGGGTATGTCACTCCTCAGACGCGTATTGCATACAATGCCCGACCAGTCCTTTCCGATAGCGTGTTTCACGTACCGCTTCTTGTTCCCCACGAGCTCGCACTTCGTGCCCAATCTGCAATTGAATCATTTGGAGAAATTGCTGAAGTTGCAACGGTCGACGACTTAACGGCTCGTCTCGATCTTTATAGTTGTCTACCTAGCCAATGGATTCCGGAATTAAAAATGCAGTCACTGAATGCTATTCCAGACTAGTTAGCGCGGAGAGTTCGTGAAGTGGTCTAGCTGCTGGCGGCCAGCGGACTTGGTAGAGTTTTTCGTCTGAGCCACGGTTTCCTCGTTGTCCCTACGCCAACCGCTCCATCCGCAGCCGGTCCACGGACGGCAGCTCCAGCGGCTCCAGCTCGGACAGCTGAACCCCCAACGCGCAGGCCAGCAGCAGGTCCGCGAGCTGCGGGTTACGTGCCAGGACGGGACCGTGCATGTAGGTGGCGATGACGTTGCCCTGGACGGCGCCCTCGGCGGCGCGCTGGGAAGAGCCGTCAACGACGTCGAGAAGCGCTGCCTCATCGGCGTTACCCATGCCGGTGGTCAGTTTGCCCAGGGGTGTGGCACCGGGGCCGAGGATGGTGGCGCCGAGGTGGTTCTCGAATCCGGTGAGCGGCTCGGTGAGTTCCGCCGTGATGCCCGCACGGGTGGGGGTCGACGCAACCTCGCCGATGGCGCGGCGCTGCATGCCGGCTGTGGTGGCGTCGATAAGCCCGACGCCGTCGACGATGCGCCCGGAGGCCCGGAAGGACTCGCCGAGAACCTGCAGACCAGCGCAGATGGCCAGGATCGGGGCGCCGGCGTGGGCGGCGCGGGTGAGGCCGCCGTCGGCGATGAGGTGCTCCGAGGCGAGGATCTGCGCGGTGTCCTCGCCGCCGCCCATGGTGTAGACGTCCATGGTTTCGGGGACGGGGTCG
This sequence is a window from Corynebacterium doosanense CAU 212 = DSM 45436. Protein-coding genes within it:
- a CDS encoding YbaB/EbfC family nucleoid-associated protein, with translation MTTPEQPDMNELIARATEVQAQLQKAQQEILESEVTGTAGNGLVTVTMTGGAEVTGITIDPKVVDADDVETLQDLILGAFRDGHRKAGEIAQEKIGPFAGGAGGADFGSFLG
- the recR gene encoding recombination mediator RecR, whose protein sequence is MFEGPLQDLIDEFSRLPGVGPKSAQRIAFHLMRVEPEDIDRLRSALAAVRDGVTFCRICFNVSREEVCRVCADSGRDRTMICVVEEAKDIQVIERTGEYSGRYHVLGGALDPLANVGPKDLTITGLLQRIGGVLPDRELADSTPENRLYDDTPQITEVIIATDPNTEGEATAAYLGRLLRDFPDLKVTRLASGIPLGGDLEFVDELTLSRALSGRRAL
- a CDS encoding DEAD/DEAH box helicase family protein, producing the protein MAFKIPPRVDRAADTPEDLYRPLSKGGRAPGPLWSQQTDILREWYGEHRKASDVALELPTGAGKTLVGGLIGEWLRIKNQEKVAYVCPNNQLAKQVHEALDDYGIDSILLTGPVSSWTSIEKAKYDRADAMAVSSYSHIFNTNPALGGSGTIIFDDAHSGGSIAGSLWTLAVQRDESTYFALLNALAHGLSAAAVGSLRRTSGEASSFEDVHLVPPMTILQNIDTIASILEEHVQNCDTSARHTLSMLRNKLTSCMFYIGYDAIEIRPVVPPTKFHNAFSEARRRIYMSATIGSAGELERNFGITGVSRLKTPKGWETTGSGRRLFIFPGLSQDSVDNPSAVFKWTSTTIEDEGVAAILAPSEVKARQLEKQLEIPEHFERITGSKLEEDPTLKALKEDHYFILTNRYDGVDFPDDECRLLILSGLPRGSNMQERFLLESIVAGPALSGNVRAKVVQGVGRATRNDRDFSVVIILGDALTRFVADRDNYRTFSEELQAEIEFGVDNSELGFSELAQNISSFLTQDPDWAGANAHITEDVESKSRVLPAGTRELATSADDEVLAANALWAGDLNAALKHAGQAISRASHTERLSRYFSLWHFLCSQWSLMLAIEARKVNNIQDSDTLFRSHSHHLEEARKKSSGSTWLRELNIRSSNIHLAKGGVSLIDGLASSNLYRLLKGWGLNEDRELGETIANLNRVSYKEFENALAALGKFLGASHFEAAGGRSSYPDAMWLFDELGLICWEAKSEASDSSEVSVNYAREAESHLRIAKKKFGLVSLPDESFTGYVTPQTRIAYNARPVLSDSVFHVPLLVPHELALRAQSAIESFGEIAEVATVDDLTARLDLYSCLPSQWIPELKMQSLNAIPD
- a CDS encoding type 1 glutamine amidotransferase, which produces MADRINVGLVLPDVLGTYGDDGNALVLRQRARMRGLDAEIHRINYGDPVPETMDVYTMGGGEDTAQILASEHLIADGGLTRAAHAGAPILAICAGLQVLGESFRASGRIVDGVGLIDATTAGMQRRAIGEVASTPTRAGITAELTEPLTGFENHLGATILGPGATPLGKLTTGMGNADEAALLDVVDGSSQRAAEGAVQGNVIATYMHGPVLARNPQLADLLLACALGVQLSELEPLELPSVDRLRMERLA